In Halovivax gelatinilyticus, the following are encoded in one genomic region:
- a CDS encoding GNAT family N-acetyltransferase → MEFREATTDDSESLRSIAADSLAATYTTFLSESTIEDALEQWYATDAITDLLESDDSLVLVAVDDEPVAFSQCEIVGDEETVGQIHWLHVHPDARGEGLGSRLFTRTREELLDVGAEVIHGFVLAENEFGNRFYEEHGFEHAGTRSIQVGGDTYTENVYTESAGEPVEWRSLEQRDVGDGSTIYVSFGEPARGSLAPFYSAYETDSGTDRYGWYCGNCESFDNAMDAMGRIKCNACGNQRKATRWDASYL, encoded by the coding sequence ATGGAGTTTCGCGAGGCGACGACCGACGATTCCGAGTCGCTCAGATCGATCGCAGCCGACTCGCTCGCAGCGACGTACACGACGTTTCTCTCGGAATCGACGATCGAAGACGCGCTGGAACAGTGGTACGCGACCGACGCGATTACCGATTTACTCGAGAGCGATGATTCGCTCGTCCTCGTCGCCGTCGACGACGAACCGGTCGCGTTCAGCCAGTGTGAGATCGTCGGCGACGAGGAAACCGTCGGACAGATTCACTGGCTTCACGTTCACCCCGACGCTCGCGGGGAGGGGCTGGGTTCGAGACTCTTCACTCGAACGCGTGAAGAACTTTTAGACGTCGGGGCCGAGGTGATTCACGGCTTCGTCCTGGCCGAAAACGAATTCGGGAATCGGTTTTACGAGGAACACGGGTTCGAGCACGCGGGAACCCGGAGTATACAGGTCGGGGGCGATACGTACACGGAAAACGTCTACACCGAGAGCGCAGGGGAGCCGGTCGAGTGGCGAAGTCTCGAGCAACGCGACGTCGGCGACGGATCCACCATCTACGTCAGCTTCGGTGAACCCGCCCGCGGTTCGCTCGCCCCGTTTTACAGCGCCTACGAGACGGACTCGGGCACCGACCGGTACGGCTGGTACTGCGGTAACTGCGAATCGTTCGACAACGCGATGGACGCGATGGGACGGATCAAGTGTAACGCGTGCGGTAACCAGCGGAAGGCGACCCGGTGGGACGCCTCGTACCTCTAA
- a CDS encoding DNA-3-methyladenine glycosylase family protein yields the protein MIDEARPVLERDPVMAELIEHHDPYVEPEWDEYERLCISIINQQLSTASANAVRERVFDLMNGDVTPENVLETEDEPLRDAGLSTSKIEYLRNAARAFQRRDLSRDGLAAYSNDEVIETLTEIRGIGEWTARMYLLFVLEREDVLPLGDLAVRRGIEQLYGNGVEPGTMTRDEMREIAEAWRPYRSVATRYIWAEYESE from the coding sequence ATGATCGACGAGGCGCGCCCCGTACTGGAGCGAGATCCCGTAATGGCCGAGTTGATAGAGCACCACGACCCGTACGTGGAGCCGGAGTGGGACGAGTACGAACGACTCTGCATCTCGATTATCAACCAGCAACTGTCGACCGCCAGTGCGAACGCCGTCCGCGAACGCGTGTTCGACCTGATGAACGGCGACGTAACGCCCGAGAACGTGCTAGAGACGGAGGATGAACCGCTTCGCGACGCGGGCCTCTCGACCAGTAAAATCGAGTATCTGCGAAACGCGGCTCGGGCGTTTCAACGGCGGGATCTGAGCCGCGACGGCCTCGCGGCGTACTCGAACGACGAGGTGATCGAGACGCTCACGGAAATCAGGGGGATCGGCGAGTGGACGGCCAGGATGTACCTCCTGTTCGTACTCGAACGCGAGGACGTACTCCCGCTCGGTGATCTCGCGGTTCGGCGGGGAATCGAACAACTGTACGGAAACGGGGTCGAACCCGGCACAATGACCCGAGACGAGATGCGTGAGATCGCCGAGGCGTGGCGCCCCTACCGATCGGTGGCGACGCGATACATCTGGGCCGAGTACGAATCGGAGTGA
- a CDS encoding metal-dependent hydrolase, with the protein MQPVVHLAVGYLCWATYTRYERGEPPESAPTAAVLVGAAIPDLVDKPLYAAGAVDVGRTIGHSLLFVVPLVVAVWVLARSVGRSELGLAFAVGVLSHVATDVPWHVVSGDFDELRFLLWPVTPMPPYTGVKPLGTVGGVEVTTLSLEAVVLVAGLVVWWSDGRPGIDLPRRG; encoded by the coding sequence GTGCAACCGGTCGTCCACCTGGCAGTCGGCTACCTCTGCTGGGCCACGTACACCCGGTACGAGCGCGGAGAGCCGCCCGAATCGGCCCCGACGGCGGCGGTCCTCGTCGGTGCGGCTATTCCCGATCTCGTCGATAAACCGCTCTACGCTGCGGGTGCGGTCGACGTGGGTCGGACGATCGGTCACTCGTTATTATTCGTCGTCCCGCTCGTGGTTGCGGTCTGGGTACTCGCTCGCAGCGTCGGCCGGTCCGAACTCGGCCTCGCGTTCGCCGTCGGCGTGCTCTCTCACGTCGCGACAGACGTTCCCTGGCACGTCGTCTCCGGTGACTTCGACGAACTCAGATTCTTACTCTGGCCGGTAACGCCGATGCCGCCCTACACCGGCGTCAAACCGCTCGGAACGGTCGGCGGCGTCGAGGTGACGACGCTGTCGCTCGAAGCCGTCGTTCTCGTCGCCGGGCTCGTCGTCTGGTGGAGCGACGGTCGCCCGGGGATCGACCTCCCGCGTCGAGGGTGA
- a CDS encoding acyl-CoA dehydrogenase family protein has translation MDFELTDEQTQLREEVRRFAENEIAPVAEEYDVEEEYPHEIVEKAAEMGLLGPHIPIEYGGAGYGSLEVAMIVEELFAVDAGIGLSLISTSFGCEAIIAFGTDEQKERFLEPVAAGEKITGAAISEPDSGSDVASVSTRAEKDGDEWVINGNKMWITNGSVGDFFVVLCETNPDAEGRYNGFSQIVVESDRDGFSADKITGKLGIRASDTAELIFDDVRVPEENLIGTEDAAFLQQMQFFDETRTAVAAQGVGIAKGATEAALEYAQEREQFGRPISDFQAIQHKIADMATNTEAARNLTYKAAWKVDQGEDITTLASMAKEFASRVAVEAADECVQIHGGAGYVNDFPAERFYRDAKITQIYEGTTEIQKNIIARELLGKGAF, from the coding sequence ATGGACTTCGAACTCACCGACGAACAGACACAACTCCGAGAAGAAGTTCGACGCTTCGCCGAGAACGAGATAGCACCCGTCGCCGAGGAGTACGACGTCGAGGAGGAGTACCCCCACGAGATCGTCGAGAAGGCCGCCGAGATGGGACTGCTCGGACCGCACATTCCGATCGAGTACGGCGGCGCCGGCTACGGCTCACTCGAAGTGGCCATGATCGTCGAGGAACTCTTCGCGGTCGACGCCGGGATCGGGCTCTCGCTCATCTCGACGTCGTTCGGCTGTGAGGCGATCATCGCGTTCGGTACCGACGAGCAGAAAGAGCGGTTTCTCGAGCCAGTCGCCGCGGGCGAGAAGATCACCGGCGCGGCCATCTCCGAGCCCGACTCCGGCTCCGACGTCGCCTCCGTCTCGACGCGCGCGGAGAAAGACGGCGATGAGTGGGTGATCAACGGCAACAAAATGTGGATCACCAACGGCTCGGTCGGCGACTTCTTCGTCGTGCTCTGTGAGACGAATCCCGACGCCGAGGGCCGCTACAACGGCTTCAGCCAGATCGTCGTCGAATCCGACCGCGACGGATTCTCTGCGGACAAGATCACCGGCAAGCTCGGTATCCGGGCCTCCGACACGGCGGAGCTCATCTTCGACGACGTGCGCGTCCCCGAGGAGAACCTCATCGGCACCGAAGACGCCGCCTTCTTACAGCAGATGCAGTTCTTCGACGAGACCCGCACCGCCGTCGCCGCCCAGGGTGTCGGCATCGCCAAAGGAGCAACCGAGGCCGCCCTCGAGTACGCCCAGGAGCGTGAACAGTTCGGTCGACCCATCTCGGATTTCCAGGCGATCCAGCACAAGATCGCCGACATGGCCACGAACACCGAAGCAGCGCGCAACCTGACCTACAAGGCCGCCTGGAAGGTCGACCAGGGCGAAGATATCACCACGCTCGCCTCGATGGCCAAGGAGTTCGCCTCGCGCGTCGCCGTCGAAGCCGCAGACGAGTGCGTCCAGATCCACGGCGGCGCCGGTTACGTCAACGACTTCCCCGCTGAGCGGTTCTACCGCGACGCGAAGATCACCCAGATCTACGAGGGAACGACCGAGATCCAGAAGAACATTATCGCCAGAGAACTCCTCGGAAAGGGCGCGTTCTAA
- a CDS encoding heavy metal translocating P-type ATPase, with amino-acid sequence MSKSNRDDTPPERHRVELSVPEMDCPSCAGKIERSVGRLDGIESIDPRVTSGLLSVEYDASKTDERAIRERIRAAGYAVADERTEYAFAVPGMDCASCATKVEHALDGVAGLDRIDVQPTAGRVSVTVDDSDRRPSPSDVESAIERAGYDASVIDDGERAHVEPPTLWRTTRALGTGVGAVLVAAGLVLQFGLSESNVAVFELAGRTFLRSHVLYILAAAIAGTPIIRNGYYSARNASLDIDFLMSVGIVASVAAHHPFEGAMLAVLFSIAELLERYSMDRARGSLRELMELSPETASRKRPDGSTETVPASAVDVGDRVVVKPGEKIPTDGIICDGESAIDQSPVTGESVPVDGTPGDDVYAGTIVETGYLEIEVTSPADESTIARIVRLVEDAEREKTEREQFVDRFASVYTPIVVVLALAVATLPPLFVGWSWDTWFLRGLTLLVIACPCAFVISTPVSVVSGITSAARNGVLVKSGRSLEAVGESDVVAIDKTGTLTTGELSVTDVVALDGASQDELLARAAAIERRSEHPIAEAIVDEADATTADRRVDESTRTDYEVESFEALAGRGVRATIDGDTHYVGNPRYFADESGLDLGHRHATDGGVELANDTRQCGAGECVDVVSEVVPRLEADGKSVVLVGTDERLLGVIGVADTLRPEAEWAVSRLQEQRTRVVMLTGDNEGTARAIAERVGVDEFHAALLPEEKLDRIRALETDGAAEEENHVVMVGDGINDAPALATATVGVAMGAAGTDTALETADVALMSDDLSRLPYLFSLSSRANGVIRQNIYASLAVKAVLAAGAPFGVVTVIHAVVVGDMGMSLGVTGNAMRLANVEPERPDASER; translated from the coding sequence ATGAGTAAGTCGAATCGCGACGATACACCGCCGGAGCGTCACAGAGTCGAACTCTCGGTTCCCGAGATGGATTGTCCCTCCTGTGCCGGCAAAATCGAGCGAAGCGTCGGACGACTCGATGGGATCGAGTCGATCGATCCCCGCGTGACGAGCGGGCTGCTTTCCGTCGAATACGACGCCTCGAAGACCGACGAGCGGGCGATCCGAGAACGGATTCGCGCGGCCGGATACGCCGTCGCGGACGAGCGAACGGAGTACGCGTTCGCCGTTCCGGGGATGGATTGTGCCTCGTGTGCTACCAAAGTCGAACACGCACTCGACGGCGTCGCCGGACTCGATCGAATCGACGTACAACCGACCGCAGGACGGGTCTCGGTCACGGTCGACGATTCCGACCGGCGACCGAGTCCGTCGGACGTCGAATCGGCGATCGAGCGCGCGGGCTACGACGCGTCGGTGATCGACGATGGAGAACGCGCACACGTCGAACCGCCAACACTCTGGCGAACCACGCGAGCGCTCGGGACGGGCGTCGGCGCGGTGCTCGTCGCCGCGGGTCTCGTTCTCCAGTTCGGACTTTCGGAATCGAACGTCGCGGTGTTCGAACTCGCCGGGAGAACGTTCCTTCGATCGCACGTTCTGTACATCCTCGCGGCAGCGATCGCCGGCACGCCGATTATTCGCAACGGCTACTATTCGGCACGAAACGCGAGCCTGGACATCGATTTCCTGATGAGCGTCGGCATCGTCGCGTCAGTCGCCGCCCACCACCCGTTCGAAGGCGCGATGCTCGCCGTGCTCTTTTCGATCGCGGAGTTGCTAGAGCGGTACTCCATGGATCGCGCTCGCGGTTCCCTGCGGGAGTTGATGGAACTCTCACCGGAGACCGCCAGTCGAAAGCGCCCCGACGGCTCGACGGAGACGGTTCCGGCGTCGGCGGTGGATGTGGGCGATCGCGTCGTCGTCAAACCGGGAGAGAAGATTCCGACCGACGGAATCATTTGCGACGGTGAGAGCGCGATCGACCAGTCGCCCGTCACCGGCGAGAGCGTTCCCGTCGATGGGACGCCCGGAGACGACGTGTACGCGGGAACGATCGTCGAGACCGGGTATCTCGAGATCGAGGTAACCAGTCCGGCCGACGAATCCACGATCGCCCGGATCGTTCGCCTCGTCGAGGACGCAGAACGAGAGAAAACCGAGCGCGAGCAGTTCGTCGACCGATTCGCGAGCGTGTACACGCCAATCGTCGTCGTCCTCGCCCTCGCCGTGGCGACGCTGCCGCCGCTCTTCGTCGGCTGGTCGTGGGATACCTGGTTCCTTCGAGGACTCACACTCCTGGTGATCGCCTGTCCCTGTGCCTTCGTGATCAGCACGCCGGTCAGCGTCGTGTCCGGAATCACGAGCGCCGCCCGCAACGGCGTGCTCGTAAAGAGCGGGCGCTCGCTCGAAGCCGTCGGTGAGAGCGATGTCGTCGCCATCGACAAAACGGGAACGCTGACGACGGGCGAGCTGTCGGTGACGGACGTCGTCGCCCTGGACGGGGCGAGTCAGGACGAACTGCTGGCACGAGCAGCCGCGATCGAGCGTCGGAGCGAACATCCGATCGCCGAGGCGATCGTCGACGAAGCCGACGCGACAACCGCTGACAGACGAGTTGACGAGTCGACGCGGACCGACTACGAGGTCGAGTCGTTCGAGGCGCTAGCGGGACGCGGCGTTAGAGCGACGATCGACGGCGACACCCACTACGTCGGGAATCCGCGCTACTTCGCAGACGAGAGCGGACTCGACCTCGGTCACCGACACGCGACCGACGGCGGCGTCGAACTCGCGAACGACACGCGCCAGTGCGGTGCAGGCGAGTGCGTCGACGTCGTTTCGGAGGTCGTCCCCCGTCTCGAAGCGGACGGTAAATCCGTCGTCCTCGTCGGAACGGACGAACGGCTCCTCGGCGTTATCGGCGTCGCAGATACCCTCCGACCCGAAGCCGAGTGGGCCGTCTCGCGCCTGCAGGAACAGCGAACGCGGGTCGTCATGCTCACCGGCGACAACGAGGGAACGGCCCGCGCGATCGCCGAGCGCGTCGGCGTCGACGAGTTTCATGCGGCGTTGCTCCCCGAAGAGAAGTTAGACCGGATTCGGGCGCTCGAGACCGACGGCGCCGCGGAGGAGGAAAATCACGTCGTCATGGTCGGCGACGGAATCAACGACGCGCCGGCGCTCGCGACGGCGACGGTCGGCGTGGCGATGGGCGCCGCTGGAACCGACACCGCACTCGAAACCGCAGACGTGGCGCTCATGAGTGACGACCTCTCCCGACTGCCGTATCTCTTCTCGCTGTCCAGCCGGGCCAACGGCGTCATCAGGCAAAACATCTACGCCAGCCTCGCCGTCAAAGCGGTACTCGCCGCCGGCGCGCCGTTCGGCGTCGTAACCGTGATCCACGCGGTCGTCGTCGGCGACATGGGAATGAGCCTCGGCGTCACCGGCAACGCGATGCGCCTCGCGAACGTCGAACCGGAACGACCTGACGCGTCGGAGCGGTGA
- a CDS encoding flippase codes for MRSLDHIVRGFTATLAARAIYMLSSALLMVLLARVFLDPGGYGLLFWTIGILAVVQLVADLGLGKSAARYVAEYGETDPGQIPHLLRHVVGYKLVIVTVVAGLLLVVASPLAEALGEPAAAPFLAAGVLFVAAKSFSVFAEIVFQGSNRLVYSATVRAIGGASRLVFAVAFVALGFGALGAFLGYAVGYVISAVFGLTAMYFLVYARYDPAPTIEDGLSRRLLEYSVPLTATRGANVLDKQIDIVLVGVFLNPAAVAFYTLAKQITDFVLAPAESLGFVISPNFGEDKAAGTVDRTRELYETALSNAMVLYVPAAVGLAIVAEPTITLVFGADYAGAAPVLQLLSLFVILQAITNLTSDGLDYLGRARERAIAKGGTSLANFGLNILLIPTIGVIGAAVATVLTHSIYVAVNLYVIHDELSLRVRSLAIDLARICSVSALMAATIVLLVPEITSVPLLALAVAVGGTAWAVLSVASGLIRPGTIRAVLS; via the coding sequence ATGCGCTCGCTCGATCACATCGTCCGCGGCTTTACGGCGACGCTCGCGGCACGGGCGATCTACATGCTCTCGAGCGCCCTGTTGATGGTGCTCTTGGCCCGGGTCTTTCTCGATCCGGGCGGCTACGGTCTGCTATTCTGGACGATCGGGATCCTCGCTGTGGTTCAGCTCGTTGCCGACCTTGGACTGGGGAAGTCCGCGGCACGGTACGTCGCGGAGTACGGCGAGACGGATCCGGGACAGATTCCGCACCTGCTACGACACGTCGTCGGGTACAAACTCGTCATCGTGACCGTCGTCGCCGGACTGTTGCTCGTCGTCGCGAGCCCGCTCGCCGAGGCGCTCGGCGAACCGGCCGCCGCACCGTTTCTCGCGGCGGGCGTCCTCTTCGTCGCCGCGAAGTCGTTCAGCGTCTTCGCCGAGATCGTCTTTCAGGGATCGAATCGCCTGGTTTACAGCGCGACGGTCAGGGCGATCGGCGGGGCGTCCAGACTCGTCTTCGCCGTCGCCTTCGTCGCGCTCGGATTCGGCGCCCTCGGGGCCTTCCTCGGCTACGCCGTCGGGTACGTGATCTCGGCCGTGTTCGGGTTGACGGCGATGTATTTTCTGGTCTACGCGCGATACGACCCGGCACCGACTATCGAGGACGGACTGTCGCGCCGATTGCTCGAATACAGCGTTCCGTTGACTGCCACCCGCGGCGCGAACGTCCTCGACAAACAGATCGACATCGTTCTCGTCGGCGTCTTTCTCAATCCGGCGGCCGTGGCCTTCTACACGCTCGCAAAGCAGATCACCGACTTCGTACTCGCGCCGGCCGAATCGCTCGGGTTCGTCATCTCGCCGAACTTCGGCGAGGACAAGGCGGCCGGAACCGTCGACCGAACGCGAGAGCTCTACGAGACGGCCCTTTCGAACGCAATGGTGCTCTACGTGCCCGCTGCCGTCGGCCTCGCGATCGTCGCGGAACCGACCATCACTCTCGTATTCGGCGCCGATTACGCCGGTGCGGCCCCGGTGTTGCAACTTCTCTCGCTCTTCGTCATCTTGCAGGCGATCACTAATTTGACGAGCGACGGTCTGGATTACCTCGGCCGCGCCAGAGAGCGCGCGATCGCGAAGGGTGGTACGTCGCTCGCGAACTTCGGGTTGAACATCCTGTTGATCCCGACGATCGGCGTCATTGGCGCCGCCGTCGCGACCGTGCTCACCCACTCGATTTACGTGGCAGTGAATCTCTACGTGATCCACGACGAACTCTCGCTTCGGGTCCGTTCGCTCGCGATCGATCTGGCCAGAATCTGTTCCGTGTCGGCGCTCATGGCGGCGACGATCGTCCTTCTCGTCCCTGAAATTACGTCCGTTCCCCTGCTCGCCCTGGCGGTCGCCGTCGGCGGGACCGCCTGGGCGGTACTCTCTGTCGCGAGCGGGTTGATCCGGCCGGGGACCATTCGAGCGGTTCTCAGTTGA
- a CDS encoding RimK family alpha-L-glutamate ligase: protein MGYAEPVSVGVLSLHSSKETKAICNAVEALGHNPQWLRTDNTTIRVEDGRVGLEPSVDVVANRLLLSNTEQPCEALGLVNTLSRLVPTLNTPVAAMTALHKLSTAVSLAAHEIPIPDVLLSLSSDRLNEARSEFGEEAVYKTAIGTHGGGTWKVGLEERVNPKVGNRYAFLQELIERDADRHRDIRIYVVGEEIVGAMYRYAPENDWRTNVALGGSVEDATDDLPQEVRDIAIRSTEAIGLDYAGVDVVESDDGWFVLEVNPTAGFKGLFEATGVSPAPHIAKMAIERVGGEVDDERVEQLSRTLDDSRPSFLPPEPIREDEVPTDIGYTEEVILTGTRGSESVLAKSDTGAKRTSIDTKLAADIGAGPIKSITKVRTGSAKQSRSRPVVDVVVGVGGNQHTVTASIEDRSHMEYPVILGRDILRHYRVDVGRRIDGDDREFGEE from the coding sequence ATGGGCTACGCCGAGCCGGTATCTGTCGGGGTGTTGAGCTTACACAGCAGCAAGGAGACGAAAGCGATTTGCAACGCCGTCGAGGCGCTGGGACACAACCCCCAGTGGCTTCGGACGGATAACACGACGATACGGGTCGAAGACGGCCGGGTCGGTCTCGAACCGTCGGTCGATGTCGTCGCCAATCGGCTCCTGCTGTCGAACACCGAACAACCGTGCGAGGCGCTCGGTCTGGTGAACACCCTCTCGCGGCTGGTGCCGACGCTGAACACGCCGGTCGCGGCGATGACGGCGCTGCACAAGCTCTCGACGGCCGTCTCGCTCGCCGCACACGAGATACCGATTCCGGACGTGTTGCTCTCGCTCAGTAGCGATCGGCTCAACGAAGCCAGGTCCGAATTCGGCGAGGAAGCCGTCTACAAGACGGCGATCGGCACACACGGGGGCGGGACGTGGAAAGTCGGGCTCGAAGAACGGGTCAACCCGAAGGTCGGAAACCGATACGCGTTCTTACAGGAGTTGATCGAGCGTGACGCAGACCGCCACCGCGACATCAGGATCTACGTCGTCGGCGAGGAAATCGTCGGCGCGATGTACCGCTACGCTCCCGAGAACGACTGGCGGACTAACGTTGCACTCGGCGGCTCCGTCGAGGACGCAACCGACGACCTTCCACAGGAGGTCCGAGACATCGCGATCCGCTCGACCGAGGCGATCGGACTCGATTACGCCGGCGTCGACGTCGTCGAGAGCGACGACGGGTGGTTCGTCCTCGAGGTGAATCCCACCGCCGGATTCAAAGGACTCTTCGAAGCGACGGGCGTCAGTCCCGCACCGCACATAGCGAAGATGGCGATCGAGCGCGTCGGCGGCGAGGTCGACGACGAGCGGGTCGAACAGCTCTCGCGCACGCTCGACGACTCGCGCCCGTCGTTCCTTCCGCCGGAGCCGATTCGAGAGGACGAGGTGCCGACCGACATCGGCTACACCGAGGAGGTCATCCTCACCGGTACTCGCGGCTCAGAATCCGTCCTCGCGAAATCTGACACTGGTGCCAAGCGAACGAGCATCGACACGAAGCTGGCGGCCGACATCGGCGCCGGCCCGATCAAGTCGATCACAAAGGTCAGAACCGGCAGTGCAAAGCAGAGTCGCAGTCGGCCGGTCGTCGACGTCGTCGTCGGCGTCGGGGGGAACCAGCACACAGTCACCGCCAGCATCGAGGATCGGAGCCACATGGAGTACCCGGTGATCCTCGGCCGGGACATCCTCAGACACTACCGCGTCGACGTCGGGCGACGAATCGACGGCGACGACCGCGAGTTCGGAGAGGAGTGA
- a CDS encoding helix-turn-helix domain-containing protein, whose translation MREFVFALSYDPGTNPVADVLAENPDASIRSLSCHVTEESLWRVDYATGSADALAELESAYRDATYCADCLVRDHCGADCEVQILHRCPDELVVYTYWDRTDVCTSVPHVALEELGDGIIFETYREARRYRWRLILTSDAPLSAFFDTLEDEVGACAGMEVLRLTEVDPDGSHPAQRDRLSPEQRAALDAAVEHGYYETPREIDLDTLADRLDVPRSTLSYRLRRAEATLATDFVDRESSLTPTVSHP comes from the coding sequence ATGAGAGAGTTCGTCTTCGCGCTTTCGTACGACCCCGGGACGAATCCCGTCGCGGACGTACTCGCCGAGAATCCGGACGCGTCGATCCGATCGCTTTCGTGTCACGTCACCGAAGAGAGTTTGTGGCGTGTCGACTATGCGACCGGCTCCGCCGACGCGCTCGCCGAACTGGAATCGGCCTACAGAGACGCCACGTACTGTGCGGACTGCCTCGTTCGCGACCACTGCGGTGCGGACTGTGAGGTGCAGATCCTCCACCGCTGTCCCGACGAGTTAGTGGTGTACACATACTGGGATCGGACGGACGTCTGCACGTCCGTTCCCCACGTCGCCCTCGAGGAACTCGGGGATGGCATCATCTTCGAGACCTACCGCGAGGCTCGTCGCTATCGCTGGCGGTTGATCCTCACCAGCGACGCACCACTCTCGGCCTTCTTCGACACCCTCGAAGACGAGGTGGGCGCCTGCGCGGGGATGGAGGTTCTCCGACTGACCGAGGTCGACCCTGACGGATCACACCCCGCTCAGCGCGACCGGCTTTCGCCCGAACAGCGGGCGGCCCTCGACGCAGCCGTCGAGCACGGCTACTACGAGACGCCTCGAGAGATCGACCTCGACACGCTCGCAGACCGGCTCGACGTGCCCCGCTCGACCCTCTCGTATCGACTCCGGCGCGCAGAAGCGACGCTCGCGACCGACTTCGTCGACCGCGAGTCGTCGCTTACGCCCACGGTGTCTCACCCCTAA